The sequence ACCAGCGTTTGCGTGACCTGATGGATATTAAATTATTTGTTGATACCGATGATGACATTCGTATTATTCGCCGGATTAAACGTGATATGCAAGAGCGCGGTCGTAGTTTAGATAGCATTATCGAGCAATATACAAGAGTTGTTAAACCTATGTACCATCAATTTATTGAACCAACCAAGCGCTATGCTGATATTGTTATTCCAGAAGGTGTCAGCAATCTCGTTGCCATTGATTTGATCAATACCAAAGTGGCCAGTATTTTAAACAAAACACATTAATACAGCTTAGACTGTGTTTTTTCATATCTTCAAGTGGCTAACTTCATTTTAGAACTTTCAATTGAAAAATCATTGTTTGATTTTTCAGAAAATTTCCTGATTTCTATTGACAATCATTCTAAAAAAAGGTATGATGTTAACAACATACATCGAAAGGAAAAAGTCAAATGTTTACACGAAATGACGCTTTGTTGTTGAGGTGTGAGGGCTAGTGCAAGAGCATTAGTCCTGTTTGGCTTACCAAGCGGGAAGAAAAGCATCTCGCTTGGGTTTCTGAGTGAGATGTTTTTTTACTTTATTTTTTTCAATTAGAAGGTGGTAATCTTATGCGTAAGGTTGAATTTCTTGACACAACGCTCCGTGATGGCGAACAAACACCGGGGGTCAATTTTTCGATTAAAGAAAAAGTGGCTATTGCCAAGCAATTGGAGAAATGGGGGATTGCTGATATTGAAGCAGGTTTTCCAGCTGCCAGTCCTGACTCTTTTGAAGCTGTGAAGCAAATTGCAGCAGCGGTGAGAACGACTGCTGTATCGGGTTTGGCTCGTTCAGTTAAATCAGATATTGATGCCTGTTATGAAGCACTTAAGGAAGCTAAATTTCCACAATGTCATGTCTTTATTGCAACCAGTCCTATTCATCGTGAATTTAAGCTCAAAAAATCTAAAGAAGAAATTCTTGAAGCAATTAAGGAACATGTGACTTATGCACGATCAAAATTTGATGTGGTTGAATTTTCACCAGAGGATGCCACACGCACAGAACTTGATTTCTTATTGCAGGTAGTACAAACTGCTGTAGATGCTGGTGCGACTTATATTAATATCCCTGACACAGTTGGTTTTACTACGCCAGTAGAATTTGGTCATATTTTCAAATATCTCATTGAAAATGTCAAATCTGACCGTGACATTATTTTCAGCCCTCATTGTCATGATGATTTAGGAATGGCAACCGCTAATACCCTTGCTGCCATTAAAAATGGTGCTGGCCGTATTGAAGGAACGGTTAATGGTATCGGAGAACGTGCTGGTAACGTGGCTCTTGAAGAAGTGGCAGTAGCTCTTAATATTCGTGAAGATTATTATGATGCGACCAGCGCTATCGTTCTTGATGAGACAGTGGCTACTTCAGAAATGGTATCACGTTTCTCGGGTATTCCTGTTCCTAAAAATAAAGCTGTTGTTGGTGGCAATGCTTTTTCACATGAGTCTGGTATTCATCAAGATGGTTTCCTTAAGAATCCTCTCACTTATGAAATCATCACGCCTGAATTGGTTGGTGTTAAGAAGAGTTCCCTGCCGCTTGGAAAATTATCTGGTCGCCATGCCTTTGTTGAAAAATTAAAAGAATTGGCTCTTGACTTTGAAGATTCTGAAATTAAAGCTCTTTTTGCTCAATTTAAAGCTTTAGCTGATAAGATACATGATATCACAGATGCCGATATTAGAGCCTTAGTAGCAGGTACCAGTGTTGAAAATCCTGAAGGTTTCCGCTTTAAAGATTTGAGACTGACTTCAAATGAAGATGATACGATTACGGCGCAAGTTGTCATGATTAATGGAGACGATGAAGAAGTTGACATTATTGCTAATGGTAAAGGTTCTGTTGAAGCTATTTTCAATGCTGTTGATAAATTCTTCAATCAAACGGTTAAACTGGACAGTTATAACATTGAGGCAGTTACTGATGGTATTGATGCTCAGGCACGTGTGCTCGTTTCTGTGGAAAATGTTGATACGGACACCATTTTCAATGCTTCTGGCCTTGACTTTGATGTTTTAAAAGCCAGTGCTATTGCTTATATCAATGCCAATACCTTTGTTCAAAAGGAAAATGCTGGTGAAATTGGTCATAAGGTTTCAGAACGTGATTATCCAAGTAATGACTAGGAGAGGAAAATGAAAAAAATCGTAACGCTGGCAGGAGATGGTATTGGGCCAGAAATTATGGCAGCAGGTTTAGAGGTTCTTGATGCTGTCGCTCAAAAGATTAGCTTTGATTATGAAATTGAAGCAAAAGCTTTTGGGGGTGCAGGAATTGACGCCAGTGGGCATCCGCTTCCTGACGATACCTTAGCAGCAGCAAAAACTGCCGATGCGGTTCTATTGGCGGCCATTGGCAGTCCGCAATACGACAAGGCGCCTGTTCGTCCGGAACAAGGTCTGTTAGCTATACGTAAAGAGCTTAATCTTTTTGCTAATATTCGTCCAGTGCGTATCTTTGATGCTCTCAGGCACTTATCACCTTTAAAAGCAGAACGTATTGCTGGTGTTGATTTTGTGGTTGTCCGTGAATTGACTGGTGGTATCTACTTTGGCCAACATACTTTAACTGAAAATTCGGCACGTGATATTAATGAGTACTCAGCTAGTGAAATTCGTCGAATTATGCGTAAGGCTTTTGCCATTGCACGTGATCGCAATAAAAAAGTAACCAGTATTGATAAGCAAAACGTTTTGGCGACTTCAAAGCTTTGGAGACAGATAGCAGAAGAAGTAGCAAAAGAATATTCAGATGTCACTTTGGAGCATCAATTGGTGGACAGTGCAGCCATGGTTATGATTACTAATCCAGCTCGTTTTGATGTTGTAGTGACTGAAAATCTTTTTGGGGATATTCTGTCCGATGAGTCCAGTGTACTGCCTGGCACCTTAGGGGTCATGCCATCTGCCAGTCATTCAGAAAGCGGTCCTAGCCTTTATGAACCCATTCACGGTTCAGCACCTGATATTGCTGGAAAGGGTATTGCTAACCCAATTTCTATGATTTTATCAGTTGCTATGATGCTGCGTGACAGTTTCGGAGAAACTGCTGGTGCTGAAATGATTGAACATGCTGTTGATAAAACCTTGACACAAGGGATTCTAACGCGTGATTTAGGCGGTTTGGCTAATACAAAACAGATGACAGCCGCTATTATTGCTAATCTCTAAATGACAGCATCTTTTTGAAATTTGTTAACTATCTGGAATAGAATAGTCTTCAGTTTTTTATAGTTCTGATAAAGGCAGAGTTAAAGAGAGAGCGGCATTTCTTAGAGGTGAGAGCCTTATTTAGAGAATAATTGTTCATCATCAGATAAAAACAGATTTTTGATTAAGCTATTGGTAATAGAATAGATATGATTGTAATGACAATTTTGGAGAGTCTAGTATGAGTGGAAAATCAATTTTTGATAAATTATGGGATCGTCATGTGATTACCGGTAAGGAAGGAGATCCCCAACTCATGTATGTGGATCAGCACTATATTCATGAGGTGACTAGTCCACAAGCCTTTCAGGGCTTGCGAGATGCTGGCCGAAAAGTGCGCCGTCCTGAATTGACTTTTGGAACATTTGATCACAATGTACCGACCGTTAATATTTATGATATTCGCGATGTTATTTCTAAGGCACAGATGGATGCTCTTGCTAGAAATGTTATCGAATTTAATATTCCTCATGCAGACCATGGTTCTGAAAATCAGGGAATTGTCCATATGGTTGGTCCTGAGACTGGTCGTACGCAGCCGGGTAAATTTATCGTTTGTGGAGATAGCCATACGGCAACACATGGTGCTTTTGGTGCTATTGGTTTTGGAATTGGGACTACTGAAGTTGAGCATGTTTTTGCCACTCAGACGATCTGGCAGGTAAAGCCTAAAAAACTCTTGGTAAAATTTACAGGAAAACCACAAAAAGGAGTTTATTCCAAGGATTACATTTTAGCCTTAATTGCTAAATATGGTGTGGCTTTAGGTGTTGGTCATGTTGTTGAGTATATTGGTGATGCTGTTGATGCCCTAAGCATGGAAGAACGAATGACTATATGTAATATGTCTATAGAATTTGGTTCCAAAATGGGAATTATGAACCCTGATCAAAAGACCTTTGATTACCTTGAGAACAAAGCGTGTGTCCCTGAAGATTTTGAAACAGCAGTGGCTGATTGGAAGACCTTGGTTTCTGATGAAGATGCTCATTACGACAAGGTGATTGAATTAGATGTTTCCCAATTGGCTCCCATGGTGACTTGGGGGACTAATCCTTCAATGGGAGTGGCTTTTGGTCAAGCTTTTCCTGATATTAGAGATATGAATGATAAGCGGGCTTATGATTATATGGCTATGAAGCCGGGCCAAACAGCAGAGGATATTGAACTTGGTTATGTTTTAGGTTCTTGTACCAATGCGCGATTAAGTGATTTGAAAGTGGCAGCTAAGTACGTTGCTGGTAAACATATTGCTCCTAATTTGACCGCCATTGTTGTTCCGGGCAGCCGTCCTGTCAAGCAGGCTGCTGAAAAAATTGGTCTGGATAAAATTTTCTTAGATGCTGGCTTTGAATGGCGCGATCCGGGCTGTTCCATGTGTCTTGGCATGAACCCTGATAAGGTACCCGAAGGCATACACTGTGCTTCAACTAGCAATCGTAATTTTGAAGATAGACAGGGGGTTGGAGCAAAAACACACCTTTGCAGCCCTGCTATGGCAGCAGCAGCGGCTATTGCTGGCCGCTTTGTAGATGTTCGCCAATTACCGGAGGCACAAATTTAATATGGAAAAATTTACAATTTATACAGGGACAACAGTTCCTTTAATGAATGATAATATTGATACCGATCAAATTTTGCCTAAGCAATTTCTGAAACTCATTGATAAAAAAGGTTTTGGAAAATATCTGATGTATGAGTGGCGGTATTTGGATAATAATTATACAGAAAATCCAGATTTTATTTTTAATCGACCAGAATACCGCGGGGCGAGTATTTTAATTACAGGTGATAACTTTGGAGCAGGTTCTTCAAGGGAACATGCAGCTTGGGCTTTGGCTGATTATGGGTTTAAAGTTATTGTAGCTGGCTCTTTTGGAGATATTCACTATAATAATGATTTGAATAATGGTATTTTGCCCATTGTCCAGCCTAAGGAAGTTCGAGATAAACTGGCTAAATTAAAACCGACAGATGAAGTAACCGTTGATCTTTTTGAACAAAAAATCCACTCTCCCGTAGGAGATTTTTCCTTTGATATTGATGGGGAATGGAAACATAAATTATTAAATGGACTTGATGATATTGGAATCACTCTTCAGTATGAAGACCTGATTGCACAGTATGAGCAAAACCGTCCAAGCTATTGGCAATAAAAAAGCAAATAAAACCAGTCATTGAATGATGAGATATACTATCTAGAAAAAACAAGAGAGGCCTTTATGATGCTTTAGCAATCAGAAAAAGACTCTCTTTGTTTTCTTTAGAGTAGATTAAAAATGTCTTGAATGTGGCGCAGGAGTATGCTGGAATAGTTTTTGTCAGACTGGCTATCATTGATTTCTTCCTTGAGAAGTGGTTAGATTATCTGTAATGATACCGTTGACACCCATCAAAATCATACCTGTCATTACTGAC comes from Streptococcus troglodytae and encodes:
- the leuD gene encoding 3-isopropylmalate dehydratase small subunit; this encodes MEKFTIYTGTTVPLMNDNIDTDQILPKQFLKLIDKKGFGKYLMYEWRYLDNNYTENPDFIFNRPEYRGASILITGDNFGAGSSREHAAWALADYGFKVIVAGSFGDIHYNNDLNNGILPIVQPKEVRDKLAKLKPTDEVTVDLFEQKIHSPVGDFSFDIDGEWKHKLLNGLDDIGITLQYEDLIAQYEQNRPSYWQ
- the leuC gene encoding 3-isopropylmalate dehydratase large subunit produces the protein MSGKSIFDKLWDRHVITGKEGDPQLMYVDQHYIHEVTSPQAFQGLRDAGRKVRRPELTFGTFDHNVPTVNIYDIRDVISKAQMDALARNVIEFNIPHADHGSENQGIVHMVGPETGRTQPGKFIVCGDSHTATHGAFGAIGFGIGTTEVEHVFATQTIWQVKPKKLLVKFTGKPQKGVYSKDYILALIAKYGVALGVGHVVEYIGDAVDALSMEERMTICNMSIEFGSKMGIMNPDQKTFDYLENKACVPEDFETAVADWKTLVSDEDAHYDKVIELDVSQLAPMVTWGTNPSMGVAFGQAFPDIRDMNDKRAYDYMAMKPGQTAEDIELGYVLGSCTNARLSDLKVAAKYVAGKHIAPNLTAIVVPGSRPVKQAAEKIGLDKIFLDAGFEWRDPGCSMCLGMNPDKVPEGIHCASTSNRNFEDRQGVGAKTHLCSPAMAAAAAIAGRFVDVRQLPEAQI
- a CDS encoding 2-isopropylmalate synthase; translation: MRKVEFLDTTLRDGEQTPGVNFSIKEKVAIAKQLEKWGIADIEAGFPAASPDSFEAVKQIAAAVRTTAVSGLARSVKSDIDACYEALKEAKFPQCHVFIATSPIHREFKLKKSKEEILEAIKEHVTYARSKFDVVEFSPEDATRTELDFLLQVVQTAVDAGATYINIPDTVGFTTPVEFGHIFKYLIENVKSDRDIIFSPHCHDDLGMATANTLAAIKNGAGRIEGTVNGIGERAGNVALEEVAVALNIREDYYDATSAIVLDETVATSEMVSRFSGIPVPKNKAVVGGNAFSHESGIHQDGFLKNPLTYEIITPELVGVKKSSLPLGKLSGRHAFVEKLKELALDFEDSEIKALFAQFKALADKIHDITDADIRALVAGTSVENPEGFRFKDLRLTSNEDDTITAQVVMINGDDEEVDIIANGKGSVEAIFNAVDKFFNQTVKLDSYNIEAVTDGIDAQARVLVSVENVDTDTIFNASGLDFDVLKASAIAYINANTFVQKENAGEIGHKVSERDYPSND
- the leuB gene encoding 3-isopropylmalate dehydrogenase; translated protein: MKKIVTLAGDGIGPEIMAAGLEVLDAVAQKISFDYEIEAKAFGGAGIDASGHPLPDDTLAAAKTADAVLLAAIGSPQYDKAPVRPEQGLLAIRKELNLFANIRPVRIFDALRHLSPLKAERIAGVDFVVVRELTGGIYFGQHTLTENSARDINEYSASEIRRIMRKAFAIARDRNKKVTSIDKQNVLATSKLWRQIAEEVAKEYSDVTLEHQLVDSAAMVMITNPARFDVVVTENLFGDILSDESSVLPGTLGVMPSASHSESGPSLYEPIHGSAPDIAGKGIANPISMILSVAMMLRDSFGETAGAEMIEHAVDKTLTQGILTRDLGGLANTKQMTAAIIANL